One genomic region from Antedon mediterranea chromosome 3, ecAntMedi1.1, whole genome shotgun sequence encodes:
- the LOC140045015 gene encoding uncharacterized protein: protein MIRLGFICERMTSTKQASTSTKSVVKRSFLVAMRLAFETSSSSEVKSVHDNDYHSISIYYDLCGYLPDVLFPYLVIDCLNEYQTKIRDDPILLHNYAELYVDQCHNVILTLVRVLTKQDERKFLLKATIQGRKALDETTTTKCEPSPEACKWVMSTLEMSFKHSKDGGRRGIAFHRCIPCDCSKTSEKKHMQILGDFQDEMLPCKGDRMNVKRYKRLFGNERTRELMKLAKKLGNEWEQLALSLGFTKAELGGFKYGNHNMLGAIFSMLDTCCKKAGTSKSWNIQLTKALREIDRHDLADEVKNEASKELMELAKKLGSEWEQVAIFLGFAKADLDRFKQDDHGYLLGAIFSMLDAWYRKSSGTISQLIEALKQANRNDLADEVKCRL, encoded by the exons ATGATTCGATTGGGTTTCATATGTGAGAGGATGACCTCCACTAAGCAAGCAAGTACATCCACA AAATCAGTTGTCAAGCGATCGTTTTTGGTGGCAATGCGACTTGCTTTTGAGACGTCGTCATCCAGTGAAGTGAAATCTGTACATGATAATGACTACCATTCTATCAGCATCTATTACGACCTTTGTGGATATCTCCCTGACGTATTGTTTCCATATTTAGTTATTGATTGCCTTAATGAATATCAAACGAAAATAAGAGATGACCCAATATTATTACACAATTATGCAGAACTGTACGTCGACCAATGTCATAATGTGATTTTGACCCTCGTCAGAGTTTTAACAAAACAGGATGAGCGAAAGTTCTTGTTAAAG GCAACAATTCAAGGTAGAAAAGCTCTTGATGAAACAACTACCACAAAATGTGAACCTTCTCCAGAAGCATGTAAATGG GTTATGTCAACGCTTGAGATGTCTTTCAAACATTCTAAAGATGGTGGTAGAAGAGGCATTGCATTCCATCGATGCATTCCGTGTGATTGTAGTAAGACATCTGAGAAGAAACATATGCAAATTCTTGGAGATTTCCAGGATGAGATGTTGCCATGCAAAGGAGATCGGATGAATGTTAAACGCTACAAGAGGCTATTTGGCA ATGAAAGAACAAGAGAATTGATGAAGCTAGCAAAAAAACTAGGCAATGAATGGGAACAACTGGCTTTGTCCCTTGGGTTCACTAAGGCAGAGCTTGGTGGCTTTAAATATGGCAATCATAACATGCTAGGAGCAATATTCAGCATGCTAGACACTTGCTGCAAGAAGGCAGGTACTAGCAAGTCATGGAATATACAACTTACTAAAGCACTCAGAGAAATTGATAGACACGATTTAGCAGATGAAGTCAAAA ATGAAGCATCTAAAGAATTAATGGAATTAGCCAAAAAACTTGGCAGTGAGTGGGAACAAGTTGCAATATTCCTAGGGTTTGCAAAGGCTGACCTTGATCGCTTTAAGCAAGACGATCATGGTTACTTGCTAGGAGCAATCTTCAGTATGCTGGATGCATGGTACAGGAAGTCGTCAGGTACTATATCACAACTCATTGAAGCTCTTAAACAAGCTAACAGAAATGACTTAGCAGATGAAGTTAAATGCAGGCTATGA
- the LOC140044116 gene encoding uncharacterized protein, with product MAVIIGKVEEFDSSLEAWDSYTERLDQYFVANKVDDDRKVPALLALIGPKTYTLLKNLCSPEKPATLSYADLITKLTTHLCPKPSEIAERFRFYKREQHSGESIASYIAELRRLAIHCNFGNTLTSTLRDIFVCGLRQENIQKRLLAVHDLKLDDAIKTAVAMETASRDATEFQKTRTLL from the coding sequence ATGGCAGTTATAATAGGAAAGGTTGAAGAATTTGATTCATCTTTAGAAGCTTGGGATTCGTATACCGAACGGTTAGATCAATATTTTGTAGCCAACAAGGTCGATGATGATCGGAAGGTACCGGCATTGCTTGCACTCATCGGACCGAAAACGTACACGCTACTAAAGAATTTGTGTTCACCGGAGAAACCAGCGACACTGTCTTACGCAGATTTAATTACAAAGCTCACGACACATCTTTGCCCAAAGCCATCGGAAATCGCTGAACGATTTCGGTTCTACAAAAGAGAACAGCATAGCGGGGAAAGCATTGCTTCATACATTGCTGAACTACGAAGGTTAGCCATTCATTGCAATTTCGGAAACACTTTGACCTCGACACTGCGAGACATTTTCGTCTGCGGGTTGCGTCAAGAGAACATTCAGAAACGTTTACTGGCGGTTcatgaccttaaattagatgaTGCAATTAAAACCGCTGTAGCTATGGAAACAGCAAGTCGTGATGCTACAGAATTTCAGAAAACAAGGACACTGTTGTGA